A genomic segment from Halomonas sp. GD1P12 encodes:
- a CDS encoding glycerol-3-phosphate dehydrogenase/oxidase, which produces MTLRTQNLEKLPSEEYDVLIIGGGINGAAAASALAGKGAKVAVIDRGDFAGSTSMHSSNLVWGGIKYMESNDFALVRKLCKSRNHLIKSYPSTVKEIRFLTTISKGFRHSPRYLWAGTWLYWLMGNGFTKRPRLLSPKNIKQEEAIIDTENAVGGFEYSDAYLYDNDARFVFNFVRQAMTFGAVAANYVESLGAERENGCWVTRARDVMTGDTFNIRSKVLINAAGPWVDEHNALTKQSTSHQHLYSKGIHLIVPQLTEQKRVLAFFANDGRLFFVIPMGNRTCIGTTDTHMENPYPEVTQEDIAFVLENINARLSLETPLTEKDIISTRCGVRPLAVKADKGQSRDFLQLSRKHVIDTHESTAHISIFGGKLTDCLNVGEEISDEVQKLGVTLGAPATRWYGEPDDKVKASFMQQARDAKLDALTPATSNEKLSSRLWRRYGNDAFGLLEKIKADPSQAEILIDKTEYVRCELEYARDHEMITELEDFLRRRAKVSLVVHRDELMNSEGLKKACEVLFGDQAQTRLDTYFAKNPDTTRPNAPRSEAALAE; this is translated from the coding sequence ATGACGCTTCGAACTCAGAATCTCGAAAAGCTGCCAAGTGAAGAGTATGACGTGCTGATCATCGGCGGCGGCATCAACGGCGCCGCCGCCGCCTCGGCGCTCGCGGGTAAAGGCGCGAAAGTGGCGGTGATCGACCGCGGCGACTTCGCCGGCAGCACCAGCATGCACTCCTCGAATCTGGTGTGGGGTGGCATCAAGTACATGGAGAGCAACGACTTCGCGCTGGTGCGAAAGCTCTGTAAAAGCCGCAATCACCTGATCAAGAGCTACCCTTCTACGGTCAAGGAGATCCGCTTTCTCACGACTATCTCCAAGGGCTTTCGCCACTCGCCGCGTTATCTATGGGCGGGTACCTGGCTCTACTGGCTGATGGGTAACGGTTTTACGAAGCGACCCCGCCTGCTGTCGCCAAAGAACATCAAGCAGGAAGAGGCCATCATCGACACTGAAAACGCCGTTGGGGGCTTCGAGTACTCCGATGCGTATCTCTACGACAACGACGCCCGCTTCGTTTTCAATTTCGTGCGCCAGGCAATGACCTTCGGCGCGGTGGCGGCCAACTACGTCGAATCATTGGGTGCCGAGCGCGAAAACGGGTGTTGGGTGACCCGCGCGCGCGACGTGATGACCGGCGATACCTTCAACATCCGCTCAAAAGTGCTGATCAATGCCGCCGGCCCTTGGGTCGATGAGCACAACGCGCTGACGAAGCAGTCCACCTCGCACCAGCACCTCTACTCCAAGGGCATTCATTTGATCGTGCCGCAGCTCACCGAGCAAAAGCGGGTGCTGGCATTTTTCGCCAACGACGGCCGGCTGTTTTTCGTCATCCCCATGGGGAACCGCACCTGCATCGGCACCACCGATACCCACATGGAGAACCCGTACCCGGAGGTCACGCAGGAAGACATCGCGTTCGTGCTCGAGAACATCAATGCACGCTTGAGCCTCGAAACGCCGCTGACCGAAAAGGACATCATCTCCACCCGCTGCGGCGTGCGCCCGCTGGCGGTCAAGGCGGACAAGGGCCAGAGCCGCGACTTTTTGCAGCTCTCGCGCAAGCACGTGATCGACACTCACGAATCCACCGCCCATATCAGTATTTTTGGCGGCAAGTTGACCGACTGTTTGAACGTGGGTGAGGAGATCAGTGACGAAGTGCAAAAGCTCGGGGTAACGCTTGGCGCCCCCGCCACGCGCTGGTACGGCGAGCCGGATGACAAGGTGAAGGCATCGTTCATGCAGCAAGCCCGCGACGCGAAACTCGACGCGCTGACGCCGGCCACGTCCAACGAGAAGCTCTCGTCGCGGCTGTGGCGGCGCTACGGCAACGACGCCTTTGGCCTGCTGGAAAAAATCAAGGCTGACCCCAGCCAGGCGGAAATTCTGATCGACAAGACCGAGTACGTCCGCTGCGAGCTCGAGTACGCCCGCGATCACGAGATGATCACCGAACTCGAGGACTTTCTGCGCCGGCGCGCCAAGGTATCGCTGGTGGTTCACCGCGACGAGCTGATGAACTCCGAGGGGCTCAAAAAAGCCTGTGAGGTGCTGTTCGGCGACCAGGCCCAGACCCGGCTCGATACCTATTTCGCCAAGAACCCGGATACGACCCGCCCCAACGCCCCGCGCTCGGAAGCCGCTCTGGCCGAATAA
- a CDS encoding acyl-CoA dehydrogenase, protein MLTLLLIVLAIVGLLVVMRREAGAAPAVGVLAVLGLIGLVFDAPVIGFLLLLVALGVAAAGLPALRRLWLTPRVFGMFKKVAPKVSDTERTALEAGSVSWDGQLFSGKPDWNALLSYKDEGLREDEQAFLDNQCATAAGMCNAWDISIERADLPQQLWDFLKKERFFGMIIPKEYGGLGFSAKAQSMALQKLSANETLMVTVGVPNSLGPGELLMKYGTEEQKNHYLPRLADGREIPCFGLTGPRAGSDATSLPDTGVVCKQTVDGKEVLGIKLTFEKRWITLAPIATVVGLAFRLFDPEKLLGDEEDRGITLALIPRDTEGMEIGRRHHPIGSPFMNGPIKGVDVFVPLDTIIGGQDMIGQGWRMLVECLSIGRCITLPSGATGTARYALGWSGGFTRVRRQFNVPVAEMEGVQEPLAKMAALGYIAQATVYQTANLIDHGEKPAVPSAILKSQLTEFQREILSHAMDVHGGKAVTLGPRNYLGIGYSANPVAITVEGANIMTRNLMIFGQGAIRCHPYVLDELAAKDANDVKAFDTAFFKHAGLIFGNAARALTLGIGIGKPSVPFDAPAAAYAQDIARLSAGFGLCADAAMASLGSALKKREMISARLGDVLSNLYLASMVLKQWQAGDKVAGEESLLHYSCRFLLHRAEQAFVEIFDNLPNRALGKVLNIVVMPLGRRWNKPHDDFARDIAHRVSTHSALRTKLLRNTWDQDDGEQRNPLARYNALLVEYERAEKIYRTVNKAYAKGEIAQTALHPEARVEAGLEAGIVSQEDAEFMRTFEKEVLEMLTVDDFAYNEFATDKSTLIDHNPAAPKAPPVNAEESVK, encoded by the coding sequence ATGCTCACGCTACTGCTGATCGTGCTGGCCATCGTGGGCCTGCTCGTCGTGATGCGCCGGGAGGCCGGCGCGGCGCCGGCCGTCGGGGTGTTGGCCGTGCTTGGCCTAATCGGGCTGGTGTTCGACGCCCCGGTCATCGGCTTTCTTCTTCTGCTGGTAGCGCTTGGCGTGGCGGCAGCGGGTTTGCCGGCGCTGAGAAGGCTGTGGCTTACGCCGCGCGTTTTTGGCATGTTCAAAAAGGTGGCACCGAAAGTGTCCGACACCGAGCGTACCGCGCTCGAGGCCGGCAGCGTGTCCTGGGACGGCCAGCTCTTTTCCGGCAAGCCGGACTGGAACGCCCTTCTAAGCTATAAGGACGAGGGCCTGCGCGAGGACGAACAGGCGTTTCTGGATAACCAGTGCGCCACCGCTGCCGGCATGTGTAACGCCTGGGACATTTCCATCGAGCGCGCCGACCTGCCTCAGCAGCTTTGGGACTTCCTGAAGAAAGAACGCTTTTTCGGGATGATCATTCCCAAGGAGTACGGCGGTCTTGGTTTTTCCGCCAAGGCGCAGTCCATGGCGCTGCAAAAGCTCTCCGCCAATGAAACCCTGATGGTCACCGTGGGCGTGCCCAACTCGCTCGGCCCGGGTGAGCTTTTGATGAAGTACGGCACCGAAGAGCAGAAGAATCATTACCTGCCGCGCCTGGCCGACGGCCGTGAAATCCCCTGCTTCGGCCTGACCGGCCCTCGGGCGGGGTCGGATGCCACCTCACTGCCGGACACCGGCGTGGTGTGCAAGCAGACCGTCGACGGCAAGGAAGTACTGGGCATCAAGCTGACATTCGAGAAGCGCTGGATTACCCTGGCACCGATCGCCACCGTAGTAGGCTTGGCGTTTCGCCTGTTCGATCCGGAAAAACTTCTCGGTGACGAAGAAGATCGCGGCATCACGCTGGCACTCATTCCCCGCGACACCGAGGGCATGGAGATCGGCCGGCGTCACCACCCGATCGGCAGCCCCTTCATGAACGGCCCGATCAAGGGCGTGGACGTGTTCGTGCCGCTGGATACCATCATCGGCGGCCAGGACATGATCGGCCAGGGCTGGCGCATGCTGGTCGAGTGCCTGTCTATCGGACGCTGCATCACCCTGCCCTCGGGCGCTACCGGCACCGCACGCTACGCGCTGGGCTGGAGCGGCGGTTTTACGCGCGTCCGTCGTCAGTTCAACGTTCCTGTTGCGGAAATGGAAGGCGTGCAAGAGCCGCTGGCCAAAATGGCTGCGCTTGGCTACATCGCCCAGGCCACGGTGTATCAAACCGCTAACCTGATCGACCACGGCGAAAAGCCTGCGGTGCCCTCGGCGATTCTAAAAAGCCAGCTCACCGAGTTCCAGCGTGAAATTCTAAGCCACGCCATGGACGTGCACGGCGGTAAGGCGGTCACGCTCGGCCCGCGTAACTATCTGGGGATCGGCTACAGCGCCAACCCGGTGGCGATCACCGTGGAGGGCGCCAACATCATGACGCGTAACCTGATGATCTTCGGTCAGGGCGCGATTCGCTGCCACCCCTACGTACTCGATGAACTCGCCGCCAAGGACGCAAACGACGTCAAGGCTTTCGACACGGCGTTCTTCAAGCACGCCGGGCTGATCTTCGGCAACGCCGCGCGCGCGCTGACGCTGGGAATCGGCATCGGCAAGCCTTCGGTGCCGTTCGATGCTCCCGCCGCCGCCTACGCCCAGGACATCGCACGCCTGTCCGCAGGCTTTGGCCTGTGCGCCGACGCTGCCATGGCAAGCCTGGGGTCGGCGCTCAAAAAGCGCGAGATGATCTCGGCGCGCCTGGGCGACGTGCTTTCCAACCTGTATCTCGCCTCCATGGTACTCAAGCAGTGGCAGGCCGGCGACAAGGTCGCAGGTGAAGAGTCACTGCTGCACTATAGCTGCCGCTTCTTGCTGCACCGCGCCGAGCAGGCCTTTGTCGAGATTTTCGACAACCTGCCCAATCGCGCGCTGGGCAAGGTGCTAAACATTGTGGTGATGCCGTTGGGCCGTCGCTGGAACAAACCCCACGACGATTTCGCCCGCGATATCGCCCATCGTGTATCCACCCACAGCGCACTGCGCACCAAACTGCTGCGCAATACCTGGGACCAGGACGACGGCGAACAGCGCAACCCCCTGGCGCGTTACAACGCGCTGCTGGTGGAGTACGAGCGCGCCGAGAAGATCTACCGCACGGTCAACAAGGCCTACGCCAAGGGCGAGATCGCGCAAACCGCGCTGCATCCGGAAGCCCGGGTCGAAGCGGGTCTGGAAGCAGGCATCGTCAGTCAGGAAGACGCCGAATTCATGCGCACTTTCGAGAAAGAGGTGCTGGAGATGCTCACCGTGGACGATTTCGCCTATAACGAGTTCGCCACCGACAAGTCCACCCTGATCGATCACAATCCCGCTGCGCCCAAGGCGCCGCCGGTCAATGCCGAGGAGAGCGTCAAGTAA
- the betA gene encoding choline dehydrogenase has product MAWQGEFDYIIIGAGSAGNVLAARLSEDADTSVLLLEAGGPDYRFDFRTQMPAALAFPLQGKRYNWAFETEPEPWMNHRRMECGRGKGLGGSSLINGMCYIRGNALDYDHWAKQPGLEAWDYASCLPYFKKCETRDIGENTYHGGNGPVSVTTPKSDNNPLYRIFIEAAKQAGYAETDDVNGYRQEGFGPMDRFVTPKGRRASSARGYLDAAKKRGNLRIETHALTDAIEFEGKRAVGVRYHRKGQTHRVRAKREVLLCAGAIASPQILQRSGVGEPEHLKALGIEVVHALCGVGENLQDHLEMYIQYECKQPISLYPALKWYNQPKIGAEWLFKGTGIGASNQFEACGFIRSNDDELWPNLQYHFLPIAISYNGKSAVQAHGFQAHVGSMRSESRGRVRLRSKDPSAAPSILFNYMATEKDWEEFRDAIRLTREIIDQPAFDGYRGREVAPGPEVQSDEALDAFVREHAETAYHPCGSCKMGEGPDAVTDGQGRVHGLEALRVVDASLFPLIPTGNLNAPTLMLAEKIADHIRNRAPLPREQVDYYVAGSAPARKAPKR; this is encoded by the coding sequence ATGGCCTGGCAAGGCGAGTTTGACTACATCATCATCGGCGCCGGCTCAGCGGGTAACGTGCTGGCCGCGCGGCTGAGCGAAGACGCGGATACGAGCGTGCTGCTGCTCGAAGCCGGCGGGCCGGACTATCGGTTCGACTTTCGCACCCAGATGCCGGCGGCGCTGGCCTTTCCGCTGCAGGGCAAGCGCTATAACTGGGCCTTCGAGACCGAGCCGGAACCCTGGATGAACCACCGGCGCATGGAGTGCGGTCGGGGCAAGGGCCTGGGCGGCTCGTCGCTGATCAACGGCATGTGTTACATCCGCGGTAACGCCCTGGATTACGACCACTGGGCGAAACAGCCGGGCCTGGAAGCGTGGGACTACGCAAGCTGTCTGCCCTACTTCAAAAAGTGCGAAACCCGCGACATTGGCGAAAATACCTACCACGGCGGTAACGGCCCGGTCAGCGTCACCACGCCAAAAAGTGACAACAACCCGCTCTATCGCATCTTCATCGAGGCCGCCAAACAAGCGGGGTACGCCGAGACCGATGATGTCAACGGCTACCGCCAGGAGGGCTTTGGCCCGATGGACCGTTTCGTCACGCCCAAGGGGCGGCGTGCCTCCAGCGCTCGGGGCTACCTGGATGCTGCAAAAAAGCGCGGCAATCTGCGCATCGAAACCCACGCGCTCACCGATGCCATCGAGTTCGAGGGCAAGCGCGCGGTAGGGGTTCGCTACCATCGCAAGGGGCAGACGCACCGGGTGCGCGCCAAACGCGAAGTGCTTTTGTGCGCCGGCGCGATCGCCTCGCCGCAGATTCTGCAGCGCTCCGGCGTGGGCGAGCCGGAGCATTTGAAAGCGCTTGGCATCGAGGTCGTTCACGCGCTTTGCGGCGTGGGTGAAAACCTGCAGGATCACCTGGAGATGTACATTCAGTACGAGTGCAAGCAGCCGATCTCACTCTACCCGGCGCTGAAGTGGTACAACCAACCCAAAATTGGCGCCGAGTGGCTGTTCAAGGGCACTGGCATCGGCGCGAGCAACCAGTTCGAAGCCTGCGGCTTCATTCGCTCGAACGACGACGAGCTCTGGCCAAACCTTCAGTACCATTTTTTGCCCATCGCCATCAGCTATAACGGCAAAAGCGCCGTGCAGGCGCACGGCTTTCAGGCCCACGTCGGCTCGATGCGCTCGGAAAGCCGTGGGCGCGTGCGCCTGCGCTCGAAAGACCCGAGCGCGGCGCCCAGCATTTTGTTCAACTACATGGCGACGGAGAAGGATTGGGAGGAGTTTCGCGACGCCATTCGTCTGACCCGTGAGATCATCGACCAGCCGGCCTTCGATGGCTACCGCGGCCGCGAAGTCGCACCGGGCCCAGAGGTGCAAAGCGACGAGGCGCTGGATGCCTTCGTGCGCGAGCATGCGGAAACCGCCTACCACCCCTGCGGCAGCTGCAAAATGGGTGAAGGCCCTGATGCCGTCACCGACGGCCAGGGCCGCGTTCACGGGCTCGAGGCGCTTAGAGTCGTCGACGCTTCGCTCTTTCCACTGATTCCCACCGGCAACCTGAATGCGCCGACGCTGATGCTGGCGGAAAAAATCGCCGACCATATCCGCAATCGAGCGCCGCTGCCGCGCGAGCAGGTCGACTACTACGTGGCCGGCAGTGCGCCGGCGCGAAAAGCGCCCAAGCGATAG
- the betB gene encoding betaine-aldehyde dehydrogenase encodes MDTQHIEPLYIDGRTVAATSGETFDVVNPFDRATLARVGQASQQDVDRAVEAAIQGQRVWAAMTGMERSRVLLKAVTLLRERNDELARLETQNTGKPISETASVDIATGADALEYFAGLAPALEGSQIPLREDSFVYTRREPLGVIGAIGAWNYPIQIACWKAAPALAAGNAVVFKPSEVTPLSALKLAEIFTEAGLPNGVFNVVQGDGQVGAMLTEHPGIAKVSFTGEVGTGKRVMAAAGGSTLKEVTMELGGKSPLIVFADADLERAADAAMMANFYSSGQVCTNGTRVFVEASVKEAFEARLVERVRRIRAGDPLDPAVNFGPLVSFEHQSKVLSYIALGKQEGARVLVGGDEWIKGEYARGAWAAPTVFTDCTDDMRIVREEIFGPVMSVLAFDDEVEVIRRANDTDFGLAAGVFSESLNRAHRVIHKLQAGICWINTWGDSPAEMPVGGYKASGIGRENGVETLYHYTQTKSVQIEMGPFASVF; translated from the coding sequence ATGGATACTCAACACATCGAGCCGCTTTACATCGACGGCCGCACGGTCGCTGCCACCTCTGGCGAGACGTTCGACGTCGTTAATCCCTTCGATCGCGCAACGCTTGCGCGCGTGGGGCAGGCAAGCCAGCAGGACGTTGACCGCGCCGTCGAGGCGGCAATCCAGGGTCAGCGCGTGTGGGCCGCCATGACGGGCATGGAGCGCTCGCGCGTGCTGCTCAAGGCCGTGACGCTTTTGCGCGAGCGCAACGACGAACTTGCAAGGCTCGAGACCCAAAACACCGGCAAGCCGATCAGCGAAACCGCGAGCGTGGACATCGCCACCGGTGCCGATGCGCTCGAATACTTCGCCGGCCTGGCGCCGGCACTGGAAGGCAGCCAGATTCCGCTGCGCGAGGACTCTTTTGTCTATACCCGGCGCGAGCCGCTTGGGGTGATCGGCGCGATTGGCGCCTGGAACTACCCGATCCAGATCGCCTGCTGGAAAGCGGCGCCGGCGCTCGCCGCGGGTAATGCGGTGGTGTTCAAGCCAAGCGAGGTCACCCCGCTCTCAGCGTTGAAGCTCGCCGAGATTTTCACCGAGGCCGGTCTGCCCAACGGCGTATTCAACGTAGTGCAGGGTGACGGCCAGGTCGGCGCGATGCTCACCGAGCATCCGGGCATCGCGAAGGTGTCGTTCACCGGCGAGGTGGGTACCGGCAAACGGGTGATGGCAGCCGCCGGGGGCTCCACGCTCAAGGAAGTCACCATGGAGCTTGGCGGGAAGTCGCCGCTGATCGTCTTCGCCGACGCGGATCTCGAGCGCGCCGCCGATGCCGCCATGATGGCCAATTTCTACTCCAGCGGTCAGGTCTGCACCAACGGCACGCGGGTCTTCGTCGAGGCGAGCGTCAAGGAAGCGTTCGAGGCCAGGCTCGTCGAGCGCGTTCGGCGTATCAGGGCGGGCGACCCGCTGGACCCGGCAGTGAATTTCGGCCCGCTGGTAAGCTTCGAGCATCAGTCGAAGGTGCTCTCCTACATCGCACTGGGCAAGCAGGAAGGCGCGCGCGTGCTTGTCGGCGGCGATGAGTGGATAAAGGGCGAGTACGCAAGGGGCGCCTGGGCGGCGCCCACCGTGTTCACCGACTGCACGGATGATATGCGCATCGTACGCGAAGAGATTTTCGGCCCCGTGATGTCGGTGCTCGCCTTCGATGACGAGGTTGAGGTGATACGTCGCGCCAACGACACTGATTTTGGTCTGGCGGCGGGCGTGTTTAGTGAGTCGCTCAACCGCGCGCATCGCGTCATTCATAAACTCCAGGCAGGAATCTGCTGGATCAACACCTGGGGCGACTCCCCCGCCGAGATGCCGGTGGGCGGCTATAAAGCCTCCGGCATCGGCCGCGAAAACGGTGTCGAGACGCTTTACCACTACACCCAGACCAAATCGGTGCAGATCGAAATGGGGCCGTTTGCCTCGGTCTTCTAA
- the betI gene encoding transcriptional regulator BetI, giving the protein MPKVGMEPIRRQQLIAATMAAIDEVGLGEVTIVRIARHAGVSSGIISHYFGGKDGLLEATMRQILTDLSQAVARRRRALNEQGARAQIGAIIEGNFDRSQISGPAAKTWLAFWASSMHRPALARLQTINDRRLYANLCYQFCKAMPREQAKNAAKDLAALIDGLWLRGALAREGLDADAARDLALAHLDRLLTA; this is encoded by the coding sequence GTGCCCAAAGTGGGAATGGAGCCCATTCGCCGTCAGCAGCTGATCGCGGCCACCATGGCTGCCATCGACGAAGTGGGGCTTGGCGAGGTCACCATCGTGCGTATCGCCCGCCACGCCGGCGTCTCTTCAGGCATCATCAGCCACTATTTCGGCGGCAAGGATGGGCTTTTGGAGGCCACCATGCGCCAAATCCTGACCGATTTGAGTCAGGCGGTCGCCCGTCGACGCCGCGCACTGAATGAGCAAGGCGCCCGCGCGCAGATCGGTGCCATCATCGAAGGCAACTTCGATCGTTCCCAGATCAGCGGCCCGGCAGCCAAGACCTGGCTGGCGTTCTGGGCCAGCAGCATGCACCGCCCGGCGCTGGCGCGGCTGCAAACCATCAACGACCGCCGCCTTTACGCCAACCTTTGCTACCAGTTTTGCAAGGCGATGCCGCGCGAGCAGGCGAAAAACGCGGCAAAAGACCTGGCCGCGTTGATCGATGGGCTCTGGCTTCGCGGCGCCCTCGCTCGAGAAGGGCTCGACGCCGATGCCGCCCGCGATTTGGCGCTTGCGCACCTGGACCGGCTACTGACCGCTTAG
- a CDS encoding choline ABC transporter substrate-binding protein: MSNTKKARLGALAVMTALPATAMADECSTVRFVEVGWTDITATTAMASEVLEALGYEPRVDTVSVPIAYAGLRNNDFDVFLGNWMPSMASISDPYVEDGDVVRLTENLEGAKYTLAVPQYVYDAGVTSVEDLAEHADEFDRRIHGIEAGNDGNELIEQMISDDAYGLGDWQVIDSSEAGMLSELRTRVPNEEWMVFLGWEPHPMNTNFEMAYLSDADDYFGPNLGGATVYTNTRAGFVEQCPNVGQLLENMSFTLEMENELMASIMDDGVAARDAANAYLKEHDDLLAEWLDGVTTIDGDEGLPAVREAL; encoded by the coding sequence ATGAGCAATACGAAAAAGGCACGCTTAGGCGCACTGGCGGTCATGACCGCGCTGCCCGCAACGGCGATGGCCGATGAATGCAGCACCGTGCGCTTTGTCGAGGTTGGCTGGACCGACATTACCGCCACGACCGCCATGGCCAGCGAAGTGCTCGAGGCGCTGGGTTACGAGCCCCGCGTGGACACGGTATCGGTGCCGATCGCCTACGCTGGCCTACGCAACAACGACTTCGACGTATTTTTGGGCAATTGGATGCCGTCGATGGCCTCCATCAGCGACCCGTACGTGGAAGACGGCGACGTGGTGCGCCTTACCGAAAACCTGGAAGGGGCGAAGTACACCCTGGCGGTGCCGCAGTACGTGTATGACGCCGGCGTAACGTCGGTTGAGGATCTGGCCGAGCACGCCGACGAGTTCGATCGTCGTATCCACGGCATCGAAGCGGGTAACGATGGCAACGAGCTGATCGAGCAGATGATCAGTGACGACGCCTATGGGCTGGGCGATTGGCAGGTGATCGACTCGAGCGAGGCGGGCATGCTCTCGGAGCTTAGAACCCGCGTGCCCAACGAGGAGTGGATGGTGTTTCTCGGCTGGGAGCCGCACCCCATGAACACCAACTTCGAGATGGCCTATCTTTCGGATGCCGACGACTACTTCGGCCCCAATCTGGGCGGGGCGACGGTGTACACCAACACCCGCGCCGGCTTCGTCGAGCAGTGCCCGAACGTCGGCCAGCTGCTCGAGAACATGAGCTTCACCCTCGAGATGGAAAACGAGCTGATGGCATCCATCATGGATGACGGCGTCGCCGCCCGTGACGCCGCCAACGCCTATCTGAAAGAGCACGATGACCTGCTGGCCGAGTGGCTCGACGGCGTGACCACGATCGACGGTGACGAAGGGTTACCCGCAGTACGTGAGGCGCTTTGA
- a CDS encoding DUF3750 domain-containing protein has translation MKTLFLWLLTCVLMLALLLAGPAWLLLTDRVETGGHWSSANRDSAGLAPLPEAYAPAVVQVYAARAFSWRGAFGVHIWIATKAEGAPNYRLHQVLSWRRPTVVSASDTPDRAWFGQAPTLLADYRGSQAARLIPLIEDAATRYPQVNLYRVWPGPNSNSFIAWMVRQIDGLDMALPVTAVGKDYLFGSWFAATPSGTGYQFSLGGVFGVMFAWEEGVELNLLGLSLGVDVLRPGLKLPGIGRIGMTRPVIRPE, from the coding sequence ATGAAAACGCTTTTCCTGTGGCTTTTAACCTGCGTATTGATGCTGGCGCTGCTATTGGCAGGCCCGGCGTGGCTACTCTTGACCGACCGCGTCGAAACCGGCGGCCATTGGTCCAGCGCCAACCGTGACTCCGCCGGGCTGGCGCCGCTGCCCGAGGCGTACGCGCCGGCGGTGGTGCAGGTGTACGCCGCGCGGGCGTTTAGCTGGCGCGGGGCGTTTGGCGTGCATATCTGGATTGCGACCAAGGCCGAGGGCGCGCCGAACTACCGGCTGCATCAGGTGCTGAGCTGGCGCCGACCCACAGTGGTATCGGCCAGCGATACGCCGGATCGGGCCTGGTTTGGCCAAGCCCCGACCCTGCTGGCTGATTATCGCGGCAGCCAAGCTGCTCGGTTGATTCCTCTTATAGAGGACGCCGCTACCCGCTACCCGCAAGTCAATCTTTATCGCGTCTGGCCGGGGCCCAACAGCAACAGTTTCATTGCCTGGATGGTGCGCCAAATCGATGGCCTCGACATGGCGCTGCCGGTAACGGCGGTGGGTAAGGATTATCTTTTCGGCAGCTGGTTCGCCGCCACGCCCAGCGGCACCGGCTATCAGTTTTCGCTCGGTGGTGTGTTTGGCGTGATGTTTGCCTGGGAGGAGGGCGTCGAGCTGAATCTGTTAGGGCTCAGCCTGGGAGTGGATGTACTGCGCCCGGGGCTAAAGCTTCCTGGCATTGGGCGGATCGGCATGACGCGTCCGGTCATTCGGCCCGAATAA
- a CDS encoding antitoxin Xre-like helix-turn-helix domain-containing protein, which produces MQTVTRLEGNKAAAAVGLKTAVRILDKWQASNEQGEAILRVSHSTYARARRGDLAEIKLDSDQLTRVSYLLNIHAALRTLFENPENVYGFVSMANHNPYFNGRTPLEVIGGGDFAALYETFKRLDSLRGAQW; this is translated from the coding sequence ATGCAAACAGTCACCCGTCTTGAAGGTAACAAGGCCGCCGCTGCCGTCGGTTTGAAGACCGCGGTGCGCATTCTCGATAAATGGCAGGCCAGCAACGAGCAGGGCGAGGCGATTTTGCGCGTCTCACACTCGACCTACGCGCGCGCGCGGCGAGGTGACCTTGCAGAAATCAAGCTCGATAGCGACCAGCTCACCCGCGTAAGCTACCTGCTCAACATTCACGCCGCGCTGCGTACGCTGTTCGAGAATCCGGAGAACGTTTACGGGTTCGTTTCCATGGCCAATCATAACCCCTACTTCAACGGCCGAACGCCGCTCGAGGTGATCGGCGGCGGTGATTTCGCGGCGCTGTACGAGACTTTCAAGCGTCTCGATAGCCTGCGAGGCGCGCAGTGGTAG
- a CDS encoding RES family NAD+ phosphorylase, with protein sequence MVAPKELAPIPSNRVVGYRLINSKFPPIALFDDVADRDEFEALYQLQALTNPRLCNELGNLALLPLEEIPFHIRGCSYAAAAFTHVNPDGSRFSDGSFGVLYIADTLDTAIAEVSHHQTAYWERVPALHFERFVFRGLRCTFDEKACRDGLALESSHTIYDPDSYTESRTLGHALRRAGEPGLRYRSVRREGAVCWALMTPRWVEDVVQTTHIEMVWNAGLAQVNRLTTLGPR encoded by the coding sequence GTGGTAGCGCCTAAAGAGCTTGCGCCGATTCCGTCGAACCGGGTGGTCGGGTATCGGCTGATCAACAGCAAGTTTCCGCCGATCGCGCTATTTGACGACGTGGCTGACCGCGACGAGTTCGAGGCGCTTTATCAGCTTCAGGCGTTGACCAACCCACGCCTGTGTAACGAGCTGGGCAATTTGGCGCTGCTGCCGCTGGAGGAAATTCCCTTTCACATTCGCGGCTGCTCCTACGCCGCGGCTGCGTTTACCCACGTCAATCCGGACGGTTCTCGCTTTAGTGACGGCAGTTTTGGTGTGCTCTATATCGCCGATACGTTGGACACCGCCATTGCCGAGGTCAGCCATCATCAAACGGCGTACTGGGAGCGGGTGCCGGCGCTGCATTTTGAACGCTTCGTATTTCGTGGGCTGCGCTGCACGTTCGATGAGAAGGCGTGTCGTGATGGCCTCGCGCTCGAGAGCAGCCACACCATTTACGACCCGGATAGCTACACCGAGTCCCGCACGCTGGGCCACGCGCTTCGCCGCGCCGGTGAGCCAGGGCTTCGCTACCGCTCGGTACGCCGCGAAGGCGCGGTGTGCTGGGCACTGATGACCCCGCGTTGGGTGGAGGATGTCGTCCAGACCACGCATATCGAAATGGTCTGGAACGCGGGGCTGGCTCAGGTGAATCGACTCACGACCCTTGGCCCCCGCTGA